The Glutamicibacter mishrai DNA window TCATGGGTGGGGACTTTTGTCGTGGATATTTCCATTGTTCAATTGCTCCCTGCATGTCCATGAATTTGCTTCAGGCTAACATGGCTGAGCCATCACGTTTGCGGAGCGTCGTAATTTGCTTGGACTAATTCATACCCGGGTCGGAGGCTTTGCCGTTGGCATCCTGAAAGACTGAACGGATGAATTTCATCCCGCTGTTGCCCTCGCACACTCCTGTGTCATCTCTTGAAAGACCCCTCTGAGATGGAAGAGGTGGCTGTTGAGAGCGACGGGATCCTTGAACTGCAAGACAACAAGGTGAGCCGGAAACAGCTGGCTTGGGGCTTCTTGCTTCTTGCTGTCGCGGCGATTTTCGGTCTGGGCGCTGGCTGGCTGTGGGCATGGTTAGACCAGCTATCGCCTTCTGGACAGGTGGTCTTTTTCATCGTCTCGGGATGGCCGATGGTATTTTGCGGATTCCTGATCAGCGGCCTGTCAGCCGTTGCAGGCCTGCTGTGTCTTGTGCCCAAGATGATCACCCGGATCGGGCGAAAAGGCGTTCGTGTATCGGTGCGGATTCTTGTACACCTGGGCGTTACTGCGGCATCGTTGGTCTGGCTCGGATTTTGGCTGATCTCGGGGCTGAATGCACTCATGTCCGACTACCACAAGATCAACGCGGAGACCGGCGAGAGCGTTGTAGTTTCCAAACCGGGTTTCGACCCGGCCGATTTCGTTGTTTATGCCCCGAAGTCGCCCTTCGTTTATCAAAGGGTCGACGGGATTAGCGGTCATTCAGAATCTAGGCTTTTCGTATCAGATCATTGCACTCTTGAGCGACAGGATACTGCCTTGACTTTAACCTGTGGAACTGACGTGGTGACGTTACCGAATCAGACCAATTAACTATCGGTTGGCATTCTCTGCATGCACAAGGGGCTTGACCCACCGAAGCAAAAGCTTCGGTGGGTCAAGCCCCTTGAGTCTATTTCGACTTAGTTATCGAAGTAGCTAGGCACGTGCTCACTCTGCGCTGGCGGGGTAGGCACATCAACCTTCTTGCGCACTACCAGCTTGTCCTGTGCGTAGTCCACCAAGACGGTGTCACCGGCAGTCAGCGAATCGTCGATCAGCAGATCGGCAATGGCATCCTGCACCTTGCGCTGCACCAACCGGCGCAACGGACGGGCGCCGAACTCTGGATCGTAGCCCTCGGAAGCCAGCCAATCTACGGCAGCTTCGCTGACTTCCAGATCCAGTTCCTGATCTGCCAAGTGCTTCTGCGTATCGGCGATGACCAGCTTGACGATCTGGCCGATCTCCGACTGCGAAAGCTTGGAGAAGAGCAGAACCTCATCCAGACGGTTCAGGAACTCGGGACGCATGAACTCGCGCACCTTGCTCATCACCTTGGCGCGGATCTCTCCGGCCTCGCTGGTGGCCTTGGCCGAGGTGAAACCGAAGTTTCCGGCCTTGTTGGCCAGGTACTCGCCACCGAGGTTGCTGGTCATCAGGATCAGCGTGTTCGAGAAGTCCACGGTGCGCCCGGCCGAGTCGGTCAAGCGTCCGTCATCCAGCACCTGCAACAGCACGTTGAATACATCCGGGTGGGCCTTTTCGATCTCATCAAGCAGGATCACCGAGTACGGGTTGCGGCGGACCTTCTCGGTCAGCTGGCCCGGCTCGTCGTGGCCGACGTATCCCGGAGGGGCACCGATCAGACGGGCAACGGTGTGCTTCTCGCCGTATTCGCTCATATCGACTCGCACCAGCGAGTCGGCCGAACCGAACAGGTTGGTAGCCAGGGCCTTGGCCAGCTCGGTCTTGCCGACGCCGGTTGGGCCCAGGAAGAGGAACGAACCGATCGGACGACCTGCAGGGGACAGGCCGGTGCGGTTGCGTCGCACGGCGCGAGCCACTGCGGAGACGGCATCCTTCTGGCCGATCACCGAAGCGTGCAAGGACTCTTCGAGGGTCGCCAGACGTGACTTGTCATCGCCCGTGATCCGGGAAGTTGGGATACCGGTGGAGCGGGAGATGACCTCAGAGATCTGGGCTTCATCCACCACACGGGTGATTCCTGCGTCACCGGCTTCCTCTGCAGCATTGATCCGTGAGGTCAGCTCGGCGATGTGGTCGCGCCAGGCGCTGGCATCCTCGAAGCGTTCCTCGCCGATGGCGCGGGACTTCTCGCGTTCGGCCTCCACCAGATCGGCGCGCAGTGACTGCACGTCCTCGGTATCGCCGGCGGCGATGGAGCGCCGGGCACCAGCGATGTCGATCAGGTCGATAGCCTTGTCAGGCAGCTGGCGGTCGGTGAGGTACCGTGCCGAGAGTGCCACCGCGGCCTTGAGGGCTGCCGGGGTGTACTGCACCTGGTGGTGGTCCTCGTAGGATTCGCGCAGGCCCTCCAAGATGGCCAAGCTGACTTCCTGGGAAGGCTCGTCCACCATGACTTTGCCGAAGCGGCGGGCCAGGGCGCTGTCCTTCTCCACCTTGCGGAACTCGTCCAGCGTGGTGGCACCGATCAGATGCAGCTCGCCGCGAGCCAAGCGGGGCTTGAGGATGTTGGCGGCATCCATATTCCCGGACTCGCCGGAACCGGCGCCAACCAACAGGTGCATCTCGTCGATGAACACCAGAACCTGGCCCTCGGAGTCGGCAATCTCTTCGAGCAGGCCGGTCAGGCGTTGTTCGAAATCGCCGCGGTAGCGGGTGCCGGCCAGCATGCCGGGCAGGTCGATGGAGATCAACCGGGAACCGCGGATCTGTTCCGGGACCTGGTCATCGACGATTGCCCGTGCCAGTCCTTCGGCGATCGCGGTCTTGCCCACGCCGGCCTCGCCGATTAGCACCGGGTTGTTCTTGGTGCGACGAGCCAGGATCTCAACTACCTGATCCAGTTCGTCGTCGCGGCCGATCACCGGATCGATCTGTCCGTCAGCTGCCAGCGCGGTCAGGTCGGTTCCGTAGCGTTCGAGCATGGAGGCATCGGATTCGTCCTGCCCCTGGTCCTGTCCGCCATTCTGGGCGCGCTGGGCCTGTTCCATTGCGGCCTGCTGCAGGGACTGGCCGGTGATTCCGTGCTGTGCCAGCAGGTGGCTGACGGGGGATTCCGGATTGAAGACGAAGGCCAGGAACAGGTGGTCCGGGTCGATGTAGGTCGAACCGTAGTTGCGCGCCACCTGGTAGGCGTCAAAGAGGCTGCGCTGGGCAGCGGAGGATAGCCGAGTTGGCTTTTCTCCGTTGTCCTGGCTCTTTGGCATATGAGCGATGGCGTCTTTGCTGAGCGCCTCGATGTCGATGCCCATGGCGGTGAGGTGCTCGCCGATGGGTTCTGTGCGGATCAGCGCGGCAAGCAGGTGCAGTGAGTCGATTTCGTCGTGACCGTGCTCGTGCGAGATCGCTGCTGCGGTAGCTACTGCCTCGTGGGTACGCGTGGAAAGCAGGCGGGTGATGTCGATTGGACGTGCTGCCTGGGCTCGCGAAGAGAGGAAACGAGAGAGGAATTCCTCAAACGAGCCGTCTGATGGTGCACCAAAAAATGCTGGCAAGTGAGCCTCCTAGTAGAAACTTGAGCGGTCTATGCTCATGTTCAACGTATGAGGCTCCAAGATATTCCCGAGGCGTTCAAAATTTCTTTTTGAGCGCTCGAGATCACACAGGGGAGAAGATGGGATTAGTCCTTGGGGATTTCAACGATTCCCATGCGCGCGGCCGCCACAAGTGCCTGTACGCGGTCGCGGACATCCAGCTTGACGAAAATCTTGGCCATGTGTGTCTTCACCGTGGTTTCGGTGATTCCTAGGGTTTTAGAGATTTCAGTGTTATTTAATCCCTGAGCAAGGAGTTTTAGAATCTGGATTTCTCTATTGGTAATGCCAAGGTCATAAATAAGATCTTCAACAGCTTGAGTATTATCGGTATAGGCTTCGCGTACTGCCGAAATTAGGTCCGAAGAAACCGATGGGGAAATGGCAGCGGTGCCCTGATGAACTGCGTGCACAGCATTAATGATTTCGCCTGGTTCAGAATCCTTAACAAGGTATCCGCTGGCGCCGGCGGTGAGGACCGGAACTAAATACTCATCCGAGGAAAATGCCGTAATTGCAAGGACTGCGGGGCTGTCTTTGCGGGATTTAATGGCGCGAGTAGCGCTAACTCCATCCATGATTGGCATCTGCAAATCCATCAGAACAACGTCGATCTCATTCTCGGAACAATAGTCGACTGCCTGCTTGCCATTTTCTGCAGAAAATACGGTTACAATTCCTTGATCCGTTGCTAGGATTGTGCCCAACGCATGCCGAATCAGGGGTTCATCATCGACGATTAGGACTTTGATCTGTTCCATTATTTCCTTTGGGTCGATGCTGCAGACCACTAAACGGACTGCTCACTTGCAAGTATATAAGTTGACGAGATGTGGGGTTTGTTATGAAGGGTTTGAAAATGCTGGCGGTTGCCGCATTAGTGTTGGCACCATTAACTGCTGTGGCTGCTCCCGCATCTGCGGCGCAGAGCCCATTGATCAGCAGCGGGTCAGTTGCAACTCCGGCTGGATGGGGAACTGACTTTTCACGGTGGATGTGCGATCACTACGGAGTAGCCTGCCCATAGGCTATTTGACTTGAAAGCTGTTGCCGTGAATTATTCGGCGTATGAGTGAACGACTAAAAGACACCCTGACCAAGCATCTTGCTGGTCGGGGTGTCATTGTTTGGGTTGGGATCGCAGTACTCATGCTGCTCTCGGGCAGCGAGTTCCTCACCCTGTTCAGGGACGGTTTCAGCCGAGCATCGCAAGTAACAATCCTCGGTGCTCTCGTGGGGCCCGTGCTTTGCATAGTTCTGGCTGTTGGGCTGCGATGGGTTGCGGTCTCCCTCGGACTATTCGTGGCCGTCGCGTTCTTTTTCCTCAACGATGGCTTCATGTTCTTCTTGACGATCACTGCATTCATGATCTTCGGATCGCTTGCGGGCACGGCAAGTGCACGAAGTGTTCGGGCGCTATTCCTCACGCTTTCAACGGCTTGGATGGTGCAATTCGGAATCCAAGCCCAGGGAGACGCAGTCTTGCTTGTCGCCTTGGCCCCATTGAGCGCGTTGTCATACTTGGTGACCCGCAGCATCTATTCACTGCGTGAGAAAAACGCCAACGCGGTCGAGCAGATGCAGCGCGCGCAGGAGCAGACCAGGACTGCCATCGATAAAGAGCGCAAGAATATCGCCCGAGATCTCCATGACATTGTTGCCCATGACATCACGATCGTCGCTATGCAATCGAAGGCAGCGAAATTCGCCAACGATGGACAGATGGCCTTGGAAGCCTTGGATGTCATTTCCAAGTTGAGTTCTGAAACTTTGCATGACTTGCGCCTGATGCTCAACGTACTGCGGGCCGACGGGACGATGTCGGATGAAGCCGCGCCCGGCATCGACGCGCCGGCGGCTACGACCGTTTATGCGCTCCAAGGCGCGGAGCTATTTGCCCAGCGTCTTAAAGATGCAAATTTTCAAGTGACTTCGACCATGGATGCAAGAATTTCGGATTTGCCTCGTTCGGCGCAGACCGCGATCTATCGCGTGATGCAAGAAGGTACAACGAATGTCATAAAGCACGGTGCCCCGGGAAGTTCCTGCACTCTGGAGTTGCTGTCGAACGGCACTGAAGCGGTACTAGAAATCACTAATCAGATAGATGTTTCAGAGAAAAAGATGAAGGGTCTTCCGGAAGGAGGAAGCGGACTGATTGGAATGTCCGACCGCATGCGTACTTTTGGAGGAAAATTCTCGACGAGCTCCAAAAACGGGTTCTGGACCCTGCGCGCAAGCATCCCGTTCTAGCCCCTACCCTCCTACTAAAGTATGATTTCGGATTTCTGGCGAACGCGATAGGTTAGACATGTATCGGTGAAGACCGATCACCAATAAGGTACTTGGTGGTGTTTTGCGAGTGGCATCATGGAGGACCTGAGGGTGATTAAAAGGTACGTTGCATTGTGTAAACGGACTGATCTTTCATCGGCGGAGGCGCCCCCATCGCCCGCCGTTGTCTGTCAGCAGTGCAGCGTACCTTTTATAACTTAATCGCCGGCTGAACGGTCCGGCACCGATATGCAGATGTTCTTAAAACGCGATGGCACCTGAGAATCTCCGGTGCCATCGCATTTCTTGGATCCAGCAGGTCCTACTTCTCCGAGGTGGTGGAATTGCTGTCCAGCTTCAGCACATGATCCGAAACCTTGCCCAGTGCGCGTTCCAAGGAGGAGCGAAGAACAACAGGGACGGTGATTTGGTCGTCGATTTCCACCAGGCCCTCGCGTTCAAAGATTCGCAGCAGGGTTTCAACCTGCGGCACGACCTCTTCGAGGCTCGGGATCAGGTGGTGCTGCTCTTCAGGCAGTTCCTCCTTCGTGGGAATCTGCAGAGCGAATTCGGTGCGTGGCGGAGTCGATGAGGCGGCATTGCTCAAGACGCCGGCTACCATTTCAGCAATCTGTGCCTGGCCTGGCTTCTCCAAAGTGTTGATCAGGATGTGCGAGTACAGCACCTCCGCAATCAGCTCCTTGACCACGCGCGCGCCGGCCCCGCTTGATGCCAGCAGCGCCTCGCTCAGCGATTCGGTCGGCTTGGCGTTAGGCGCCTGGTAGGTCAACATCGCGGTGCCGATCAGAGCATCCCAGTAGGCCGAGAGCCGCGGGATGTCGGCCAGCGAAGGAACTACGGTTCCATCTTCGGGCTCCCAGGAAACATCTTCGGGGACTTCGGCTGCCTCATCGACCTTGATGAACAAGCCCAATGCCTGGGCTGCGTCCTGCAAGGTTTCCCCGGTCAGCACGCCGGCCGGGGTGGTTGGCTTGCCTTCACCGACCCACTGGATCAGCTCGCGTGCCGCGAATACAAAGCGCATGGATTCGAAAGCGCCATTTGCCTCTTCGTCTTCGAGGTAGGGTGCAACGATCGGTGAATCGCCAGCCATGCGAGAAAGGAACTCGAAGGTCTGCTTGAAGTCGTCAACGCTGCCGCCGAAATTGGCGGAGGTTCCCAAGAACGTCAGGTAGTGCTTGAGGATGGCTGCGCTGGTTGCAGCTACTTCCTTGCCCAGTGAGGAGAGGTGGCCAAGCTGCTCGCCGAGAATCGTGGGGTCCAGCGACAGGACGTCAA harbors:
- a CDS encoding ATP-dependent Clp protease ATP-binding subunit produces the protein MPAFFGAPSDGSFEEFLSRFLSSRAQAARPIDITRLLSTRTHEAVATAAAISHEHGHDEIDSLHLLAALIRTEPIGEHLTAMGIDIEALSKDAIAHMPKSQDNGEKPTRLSSAAQRSLFDAYQVARNYGSTYIDPDHLFLAFVFNPESPVSHLLAQHGITGQSLQQAAMEQAQRAQNGGQDQGQDESDASMLERYGTDLTALAADGQIDPVIGRDDELDQVVEILARRTKNNPVLIGEAGVGKTAIAEGLARAIVDDQVPEQIRGSRLISIDLPGMLAGTRYRGDFEQRLTGLLEEIADSEGQVLVFIDEMHLLVGAGSGESGNMDAANILKPRLARGELHLIGATTLDEFRKVEKDSALARRFGKVMVDEPSQEVSLAILEGLRESYEDHHQVQYTPAALKAAVALSARYLTDRQLPDKAIDLIDIAGARRSIAAGDTEDVQSLRADLVEAEREKSRAIGEERFEDASAWRDHIAELTSRINAAEEAGDAGITRVVDEAQISEVISRSTGIPTSRITGDDKSRLATLEESLHASVIGQKDAVSAVARAVRRNRTGLSPAGRPIGSFLFLGPTGVGKTELAKALATNLFGSADSLVRVDMSEYGEKHTVARLIGAPPGYVGHDEPGQLTEKVRRNPYSVILLDEIEKAHPDVFNVLLQVLDDGRLTDSAGRTVDFSNTLILMTSNLGGEYLANKAGNFGFTSAKATSEAGEIRAKVMSKVREFMRPEFLNRLDEVLLFSKLSQSEIGQIVKLVIADTQKHLADQELDLEVSEAAVDWLASEGYDPEFGARPLRRLVQRKVQDAIADLLIDDSLTAGDTVLVDYAQDKLVVRKKVDVPTPPAQSEHVPSYFDN
- a CDS encoding response regulator, which gives rise to MEQIKVLIVDDEPLIRHALGTILATDQGIVTVFSAENGKQAVDYCSENEIDVVLMDLQMPIMDGVSATRAIKSRKDSPAVLAITAFSSDEYLVPVLTAGASGYLVKDSEPGEIINAVHAVHQGTAAISPSVSSDLISAVREAYTDNTQAVEDLIYDLGITNREIQILKLLAQGLNNTEISKTLGITETTVKTHMAKIFVKLDVRDRVQALVAAARMGIVEIPKD
- a CDS encoding sensor histidine kinase gives rise to the protein MSERLKDTLTKHLAGRGVIVWVGIAVLMLLSGSEFLTLFRDGFSRASQVTILGALVGPVLCIVLAVGLRWVAVSLGLFVAVAFFFLNDGFMFFLTITAFMIFGSLAGTASARSVRALFLTLSTAWMVQFGIQAQGDAVLLVALAPLSALSYLVTRSIYSLREKNANAVEQMQRAQEQTRTAIDKERKNIARDLHDIVAHDITIVAMQSKAAKFANDGQMALEALDVISKLSSETLHDLRLMLNVLRADGTMSDEAAPGIDAPAATTVYALQGAELFAQRLKDANFQVTSTMDARISDLPRSAQTAIYRVMQEGTTNVIKHGAPGSSCTLELLSNGTEAVLEITNQIDVSEKKMKGLPEGGSGLIGMSDRMRTFGGKFSTSSKNGFWTLRASIPF